One Enterococcus silesiacus genomic window carries:
- a CDS encoding pseudouridine synthase: MERLQKVIAHAGIASRRKAEEYIVNGRVKVNGKIIRELGTQVGKNDKVEVDDVPIYKEEYGYYLFYKPKGVISAVSDDKGRKVVTDFFSHIKERIYPVGRLDYDTSGLLLLTNDGEFSQKLTHPSHEIDKVYVAKVKGLAKKHDLLPLTKGMKIEGYKTAPAAFEIISVDLKTNTSIVELTIHEGRNHQVKKMLQAVGYPVQKLKREKYGDLTLKGLRPGEYRNLNKKEISVLMNQSK; encoded by the coding sequence ATGGAAAGACTTCAAAAAGTAATTGCGCATGCAGGAATTGCATCACGTAGAAAAGCAGAAGAGTATATTGTCAATGGACGTGTAAAAGTAAACGGGAAAATCATTCGTGAATTAGGAACTCAAGTCGGAAAAAACGACAAGGTTGAAGTAGACGATGTACCGATTTATAAGGAAGAGTATGGTTATTATTTATTCTATAAACCTAAAGGGGTTATTTCGGCTGTCTCTGATGATAAGGGTAGGAAAGTTGTTACGGACTTTTTCTCTCACATTAAAGAACGGATTTATCCTGTTGGTAGATTGGATTATGATACTTCAGGATTGTTATTACTAACGAATGATGGTGAATTTTCTCAAAAATTGACGCATCCAAGTCACGAAATCGATAAAGTGTATGTAGCAAAAGTTAAAGGATTAGCTAAGAAACATGATTTACTTCCGCTGACTAAGGGCATGAAAATCGAAGGGTATAAAACTGCGCCAGCGGCTTTTGAGATCATATCCGTTGACCTTAAAACAAACACAAGCATAGTGGAATTGACAATTCATGAAGGGCGTAACCATCAAGTGAAAAAAATGCTACAGGCTGTGGGTTACCCAGTTCAAAAATTAAAGAGAGAAAAATATGGCGATCTAACGTTAAAAGGATTACGTCCAGGTGAATACCGTAATCTAAATAAAAAAGAAATCAGTGTTTTAATGAATCAATCAAAATAA